CAGTCAAACCTGAGAAAGTGGGGCTCACAACGTGGCCGCAGATCCCCCGCGGCCAAGACTGGAAACGCGGAATGCTGCGGCATCTAGGGTGGCCTGCTGAAACTGATGCCGACGTGGGGGCAGGTTTCTCCCGCATCCTCGAATCCGTCTCCAGCTACGCTGACCTGCGGCCTGAGCTGCTGGGCAAAGTTGAACACATGATCGACTTCGTCTCAGTTGAGGACTAAGAGGTTCCGGCTGATAGGACTGTTCAAGAAGAACTGAGGACAGACAACTTCACAGTCGGCGAACGTGAAAAGCGACACAGCTGAGAGTTGTCCAGAAGTAGTAGCCCATCTACTACTACAGTCTGATGAGGCTGTAGTAGCTGATGAGTAATATAGTCGACAACTGTTTTCTAGAGAGGAACAAAGCGTGACGAACCCGACACCTGGGCGCCCTCAACAGCCTCGGGATAAAGAGACGTCGACTGACTCGCTGCCCCTTGCCCCGAGCGAGGACAGGCGCTGGGCCACAGTCTCACATTTCGGGGCGATCGCTGGGTTCATTCCCGCGATGATCATCCACTACCTGTTCAAGGATCGCGGGCCGTTCACCGCCCAAGAATCACGTGAAGCCGTGAACTTCACGCTCCCGCTCACAGCCTTGATGTTCGTCCTGATGCTGCTGGCGATATTCATTCCAGGTATCGGTTCGATCTTCTCCGTAGCACTTGTTGTGGTGTGGCTGTACATGACGTTCTCCGGAATCGTCGCCGGCATCGAAGTCAACAAAGGCCGCCCTTACCTGTACCGCTTCAATATGCGCTTGTTCTAATTCTCGCCGCTAATTCTCGATCAGTTCGAGCACTAGACCGTCAGCGAGCAAACGCCCTTTCAACGTCAAGGTAAACCGATCACCATCTTCGGGTGTGGGCTTTTCGTTGCCAGCACCATCAACG
The Pseudoglutamicibacter albus DNA segment above includes these coding regions:
- a CDS encoding DUF4870 domain-containing protein, with the translated sequence MTNPTPGRPQQPRDKETSTDSLPLAPSEDRRWATVSHFGAIAGFIPAMIIHYLFKDRGPFTAQESREAVNFTLPLTALMFVLMLLAIFIPGIGSIFSVALVVVWLYMTFSGIVAGIEVNKGRPYLYRFNMRLF